A region of Moorena producens PAL-8-15-08-1 DNA encodes the following proteins:
- the rpsU gene encoding 30S ribosomal protein S21: protein MTQVVVGENEHLESALRRFKRKVSQAGIFADMKKNRHFETFAQKRKRKEIARHRERRRLRNRRRRF, encoded by the coding sequence ATGACCCAAGTGGTGGTTGGTGAAAATGAGCACTTAGAGTCAGCCCTACGTCGATTTAAGCGAAAAGTCTCCCAAGCCGGCATCTTTGCCGATATGAAAAAGAATCGTCATTTTGAGACATTTGCACAAAAACGCAAACGTAAAGAAATTGCGAGACATCGGGAACGTCGAAGACTCCGAAACCGTAGAAGACGGTTCTAG
- a CDS encoding RNA-guided endonuclease InsQ/TnpB family protein, producing the protein MYALKRELKVNHKQSGFLAGCAGFSRFVYNYGLSIMMSSWDFDGVKASDAKRLTAIKKIFTNVTKKNPDFAWCNQYSSRIYQNSLRDLKKAFSRWRDPKLCSGIPKFKKKRHQCSFTVDDGHGKRLVKAGKLLRIPTLGTFRIKEAIPFNCGSQTFTISREAGKWFVSFKIEACPLPSMKHTHKKVGVDLGVKCFATLSDHTKIETPSSIKKAKIKLSKLQWRNRKKVLGNGPRKQKPSKNAHKYYQKLRQQHQHIVNSREDFLQKETTRLAQTYQEIKIEDLNVSGMLANHKLAEAISLLGFYRFRELLTYKQEFHGFKLTLVDRWFPSSKTCHKCGHKQDMPLQKRIYVCGGCGLIVDRDINAAINIEGWEPGFT; encoded by the coding sequence ATGTATGCACTCAAACGAGAACTTAAAGTCAATCACAAACAATCTGGCTTCTTAGCTGGTTGCGCTGGCTTCTCTCGGTTCGTATATAACTACGGTCTCAGTATCATGATGTCTTCTTGGGATTTTGACGGTGTTAAAGCTTCGGATGCTAAGCGATTGACTGCTATCAAAAAGATTTTTACCAACGTCACCAAAAAGAATCCTGATTTTGCCTGGTGTAATCAATACTCTTCTCGCATCTATCAAAACTCTTTGAGAGATTTGAAAAAAGCTTTCAGTCGTTGGCGCGATCCGAAGCTTTGTTCAGGGATACCTAAATTTAAAAAGAAACGTCATCAATGTAGTTTTACCGTTGATGATGGACATGGTAAGCGCTTAGTAAAAGCTGGAAAATTGCTCAGGATTCCTACATTAGGAACCTTCCGAATTAAAGAAGCTATTCCGTTTAATTGTGGGTCTCAAACTTTCACAATTTCTCGTGAAGCTGGGAAGTGGTTTGTGTCGTTTAAAATCGAGGCTTGCCCCTTACCATCAATGAAACACACCCATAAAAAAGTTGGTGTTGATTTAGGTGTGAAGTGCTTTGCTACCTTATCTGACCACACCAAGATTGAGACTCCTAGTTCGATTAAGAAAGCGAAAATCAAGCTATCGAAACTACAATGGAGAAATCGGAAAAAGGTGCTAGGCAATGGTCCCAGAAAACAAAAACCTAGTAAGAACGCCCACAAATACTACCAGAAACTTCGTCAGCAACATCAGCATATTGTCAACAGTCGAGAAGACTTTTTACAAAAAGAGACAACTCGATTAGCTCAGACATATCAAGAAATCAAAATCGAAGACTTGAATGTATCAGGGATGCTTGCGAACCACAAATTAGCCGAGGCGATTTCTTTGTTAGGTTTCTATCGATTTAGAGAATTACTAACCTACAAACAAGAATTTCATGGCTTTAAGTTGACGTTGGTCGATCGATGGTTCCCTTCATCTAAAACCTGCCACAAGTGCGGTCATAAGCAAGATATGCCCCTTCAAAAGCGAATTTATGTTTGTGGTGGTTGTGGACTTATTGTTGACCGGGATATCAACGCAGCAATCAATATAGAGGGCTGGGAACCAGGTTTTACATAA
- a CDS encoding Mo-dependent nitrogenase C-terminal domain-containing protein, whose amino-acid sequence MAISSSATYTEEQISAWLRGLFAVAWADGHFDPEEQEVMAQITQETLAPGTDLQSFDKPITPEELAAALGKDNTTAENFLRTAVMVALADGVYSATEADVLDQFCEALGHKVEALESLQVTLYDGKATEQSDSVDALAQEPGSSDHPHSDILQPMRDWLDGMDVNDPRVARFMCKLIPSQCPFERDVKLFNHKIVHIPPMCKLNPLYDQLVGLRFRALSYLADDCGEDVSAYL is encoded by the coding sequence ATGGCTATTTCCAGCTCTGCTACCTACACCGAAGAACAAATTTCAGCTTGGCTGCGGGGTTTATTTGCCGTTGCCTGGGCTGATGGTCACTTTGACCCAGAAGAACAAGAGGTTATGGCTCAAATCACCCAAGAGACATTGGCTCCTGGCACTGATTTGCAGTCTTTTGATAAACCCATTACTCCTGAAGAACTGGCAGCAGCTTTAGGTAAGGATAACACAACAGCAGAGAATTTTCTACGAACTGCTGTAATGGTAGCCTTGGCAGATGGGGTGTACTCTGCGACTGAAGCTGATGTTCTAGACCAGTTCTGTGAAGCACTAGGTCATAAGGTTGAGGCTCTTGAATCACTGCAGGTAACTCTTTATGACGGTAAGGCAACTGAGCAAAGCGATTCTGTTGATGCGTTAGCTCAAGAACCAGGAAGTTCTGACCATCCCCATTCAGATATTCTACAGCCAATGCGGGATTGGTTAGATGGTATGGATGTTAATGACCCACGGGTCGCTCGATTTATGTGCAAACTGATTCCTTCTCAGTGTCCGTTTGAACGGGACGTGAAGCTATTTAATCACAAAATCGTCCACATCCCACCGATGTGTAAGCTTAATCCTCTTTATGATCAGTTAGTCGGCTTGCGCTTCCGGGCTTTATCTTATTTAGCCGATGATTGTGGTGAAGATGTTTCAGCATATTTATAA
- a CDS encoding EamA family transporter, translating to MSVLTSATGQFLLKTGAEKLEKVNASNWLDQIFSIPKTPEILAGLSCYGLGALAYILLLTRVNLSVAGPSVSLTYVFSVLMGYFFFKETIPLSRAVGLGVIICGVMLVIWKR from the coding sequence ATGTCAGTCCTAACCAGTGCTACTGGACAGTTCTTGCTCAAAACTGGAGCCGAAAAGCTGGAAAAAGTTAACGCTAGCAATTGGCTAGATCAAATTTTCAGTATACCCAAGACCCCAGAGATTCTAGCAGGGTTAAGTTGTTATGGTTTAGGGGCACTCGCATACATTTTGTTGCTGACCAGGGTAAATCTCAGCGTTGCTGGTCCTTCAGTATCCTTGACTTACGTCTTCTCCGTACTGATGGGCTATTTTTTCTTTAAGGAAACCATCCCCCTTAGTCGTGCCGTGGGGTTGGGTGTGATTATCTGCGGTGTAATGTTGGTAATTTGGAAAAGATAA
- a CDS encoding serine hydrolase, which yields MEKQQKPTSSRRRPRRHLSKQPQAKDIKPSKSQPKQKARRQSSSAKSHKSRSTPPPTPRTRARLSRSPNPSAIRSSQSQLRVAYRTPQLPNLRRRLNPFATSASSSLPTITNSRNPIRQRPQPQLVADFSPKSSKTSQLKARLPLPTPNHQSVQIRRTRRERRSENSSTRLWILIIRLLIVGIGLGAIAGTVLSSLGTASQPSTKTTDNAPIEVQQTLSQTISSQLKPLLLNKSPLQKQIQTLVKQHPQLQPGIFIHDLDTGAFLESNSRLIFPAASTIKLPILIAFFQDVDAGKVFLDEYITMKPEMIAGGSGNMQYQKPGKQYKALEVANKMITISDNTATNMLIERLGGIEVLNQRFRSWGLKKTVLRNPLPDLPGTNTTSPRELASLIFHLEQGKWISPQSRTDLINIMIQTKTNTLLPQGLGNGATIAHKTGTLGRLLADVGLVKMPNGKRYIISVMVKRPFNDASAEKLIRTISRQAYDYFNN from the coding sequence GTGGAAAAACAACAGAAACCAACCTCCTCCCGCCGCCGCCCGCGTCGCCACCTTAGTAAACAGCCACAAGCTAAGGACATTAAACCCTCCAAATCCCAACCAAAACAGAAAGCGCGCCGCCAAAGCTCATCCGCAAAATCACATAAATCTCGGTCAACTCCGCCACCTACCCCCCGTACCCGTGCTCGTCTATCCCGTTCACCAAACCCTTCTGCAATTCGCTCCAGTCAATCCCAGCTAAGGGTAGCATACCGAACACCCCAGTTACCAAACCTTCGTAGAAGACTCAATCCCTTTGCTACATCAGCATCCTCATCCTTGCCCACCATAACCAATTCTCGTAATCCAATTCGGCAACGTCCTCAGCCACAATTAGTTGCTGATTTCTCCCCTAAATCCTCCAAAACAAGCCAACTAAAAGCTAGACTACCCCTCCCAACCCCCAATCACCAATCTGTACAAATTCGGAGAACTCGCCGAGAGCGCCGTTCCGAAAACTCCTCTACCAGGCTATGGATTTTGATTATCCGTTTGCTGATTGTGGGAATTGGTCTCGGAGCGATCGCAGGTACCGTATTATCGAGCTTGGGTACTGCTAGCCAACCATCTACCAAAACCACAGACAATGCTCCCATTGAAGTCCAGCAGACTTTGAGTCAGACAATTAGTTCTCAATTGAAACCCCTGCTGCTCAACAAATCTCCCTTACAAAAACAAATTCAAACTCTAGTAAAGCAACACCCCCAATTGCAACCCGGAATCTTCATCCATGATCTCGATACCGGTGCTTTCCTAGAATCAAATAGCCGTCTGATTTTTCCTGCTGCTAGCACCATTAAGTTACCAATTCTAATTGCTTTCTTTCAGGATGTAGATGCAGGCAAAGTTTTCTTAGATGAATATATAACCATGAAACCAGAGATGATTGCTGGTGGTTCTGGAAACATGCAATATCAAAAACCAGGCAAACAGTACAAAGCTCTGGAAGTAGCCAACAAAATGATAACCATTAGTGATAACACGGCTACGAATATGCTGATTGAACGTCTTGGTGGCATCGAAGTTCTCAATCAACGATTCCGCTCTTGGGGGTTGAAAAAAACTGTACTGCGCAACCCCCTACCAGATTTGCCAGGAACAAACACCACTAGCCCAAGAGAACTGGCTAGTTTGATTTTTCACCTTGAGCAAGGTAAGTGGATTTCTCCCCAATCTCGTACTGACCTGATCAATATTATGATCCAAACTAAGACCAACACACTATTACCCCAAGGACTAGGTAATGGTGCCACCATTGCCCATAAAACTGGCACCCTTGGCCGACTTCTGGCCGATGTAGGTTTAGTAAAAATGCCCAACGGCAAGCGTTACATTATCAGCGTAATGGTCAAACGCCCCTTTAATGATGCCAGTGCCGAAAAACTGATTCGCACCATTTCTCGACAAGCCTATGACTACTTTAATAATTAG
- a CDS encoding HAD-IA family hydrolase — protein MINKIIHSAGYDDSEKLFLSSTIGKTKFRGDIYGYVVEQLGCNPEDILHIGDNYQSDILNAKANCLLICLIKKYRYLSKSLGSKRKSFISLTKTIS, from the coding sequence GTGATCAATAAAATTATTCATTCGGCAGGCTATGATGATAGTGAAAAGCTATTTTTATCCTCTACTATAGGCAAAACTAAATTTAGAGGAGATATTTATGGATATGTTGTTGAACAGCTAGGATGTAACCCAGAAGATATCCTTCACATTGGTGATAATTATCAGTCTGATATTTTAAATGCCAAAGCCAATTGCTTATTAATTTGTTTAATAAAAAAATACAGATATCTATCAAAATCTCTTGGTTCCAAAAGGAAAAGTTTCATCAGCTTAACAAAAACAATCTCTTGA
- a CDS encoding RNA methyltransferase — MYMGVRIVLVEPAGPLNVGSVARVIKNMGLSQLVLVNPQCDHLSQEAQQMAVHGVDILEKAQVVATIPDALVGCQRAIATTARSRAIPTTLEHPRTALPWLLSAGVTSALIFGPESRGLSNDELNHAQRFVRIPTSSTYPVLNLAQAVTVCCYELYQYQLYQSTHQPSPVPSQPLSPAPPYQDSAPLDQIERYSNHLEALLLKIGYLYPHTKTARMEKLRRLLNRATPTTEEINMLRGMLRQVEWALQFLPKSGVDDPSKPNQS; from the coding sequence ATGTATATGGGAGTCAGGATTGTTTTAGTAGAACCCGCTGGTCCATTGAATGTGGGTTCTGTAGCGCGAGTGATCAAAAATATGGGGTTATCCCAGCTGGTGCTAGTGAATCCTCAGTGTGACCATCTCAGCCAAGAAGCACAGCAGATGGCAGTGCACGGGGTAGATATCTTAGAAAAAGCCCAAGTCGTAGCAACCATACCAGATGCCTTAGTCGGGTGTCAAAGAGCGATCGCAACCACTGCTCGTAGCCGCGCCATCCCCACTACTCTCGAACATCCCAGAACCGCCTTACCCTGGTTATTGTCAGCTGGCGTAACCTCTGCCCTGATTTTTGGCCCTGAATCTAGGGGATTGAGCAATGATGAACTCAATCATGCTCAGCGGTTTGTCCGGATTCCCACTAGTTCCACCTATCCAGTCTTAAACCTAGCCCAAGCCGTAACAGTTTGCTGTTATGAACTTTATCAATATCAACTTTATCAAAGTACACACCAGCCATCACCGGTCCCAAGTCAACCCTTATCCCCCGCTCCCCCCTACCAAGATTCTGCTCCTTTAGACCAGATAGAACGCTACTCTAACCATCTAGAAGCCCTATTATTGAAAATTGGTTATCTTTATCCCCATACCAAAACAGCACGAATGGAAAAGCTGCGACGTCTATTAAACCGAGCAACCCCCACCACAGAAGAGATCAACATGCTCAGAGGAATGCTCCGCCAGGTAGAATGGGCCCTACAATTTTTGCCAAAGTCTGGGGTAGATGATCCATCAAAACCAAACCAGTCCTAA
- a CDS encoding IS607 family transposase yields MHYRPHEFAKIAGVTVRTLQRWDISGKLVADRSLGNHRIYTQKHINQLKGLSRDHAKRLVVVYCRVSSPALKPELENQVKAMDTFCCASGIQIDEVIKEVGGGLNFKRKKFLNLIFRMLSGQISTIVVAHKDRLCRFAFELIVELANYCDCNIVVTNNESLSPQQEMVEDLMAIIHCFSCRLYGLRRSVQPIQENIDKNIDNPENCAKVEMEVQV; encoded by the coding sequence ATGCATTATCGTCCTCATGAATTCGCCAAAATCGCCGGTGTCACCGTTAGAACTCTCCAGCGTTGGGATATTTCGGGAAAATTGGTAGCCGATCGCAGCCTTGGCAATCATCGTATTTACACCCAGAAGCATATCAATCAACTTAAAGGTCTATCCCGTGATCATGCCAAGCGGCTGGTAGTTGTTTATTGTCGCGTATCATCCCCCGCTCTCAAACCCGAACTTGAAAACCAGGTCAAAGCTATGGATACCTTCTGCTGTGCTTCTGGAATTCAAATTGATGAAGTGATTAAAGAAGTCGGTGGTGGTCTTAATTTCAAACGTAAGAAGTTTCTAAACCTGATATTCCGTATGCTATCCGGACAGATTTCTACAATCGTCGTAGCTCACAAAGACCGTCTATGTAGGTTTGCCTTCGAGCTGATCGTTGAGTTAGCTAACTATTGTGATTGTAATATCGTTGTGACTAACAATGAGTCACTTAGTCCCCAACAAGAAATGGTGGAAGACCTGATGGCAATTATTCACTGTTTCTCTTGTCGGCTCTACGGTCTACGTCGATCTGTCCAACCAATTCAAGAAAATATTGACAAAAACATCGACAATCCGGAAAATTGCGCTAAAGTAGAAATGGAAGTACAAGTTTAA
- a CDS encoding DUF6745 domain-containing protein, with amino-acid sequence MKTLPHLLNSALSTQHSALSTIVKSGFNGNIKHRYGDMWQPNIKHLTPEQETLISFYKEKWHNLSLLTGAIDRHEATVAVNAAYTAIGKPVPDIVFCDSPYGFFKIILNQLQQHIDSQLKSQLQPRLESQLISQLRQHLNTQLGKELQQELLYQLGRKLNIKRISRQLEEKLWQPLDTSMGTQLHRQLQNQLLYELDTSTVSQQRIRIGLQVLEQLGTELRLFMSPLYWSIYSSRFDFYISVLNCPHHQTTWEIFQSLVKHCSWMFPFENICFVCDRPTKLSFDTQHRLHREGQPAMEFADGFSLYSYHGVTLPEKYGTLNPKQWQAGWLLEEPNAELRRVLIEGIGYARICQELEAQRLDSWQEYTLLKINNDIDIEPIFLLKMTCPSTNFVHIIRVPPHVESAREAIRWVNWNTDPEEFLVQT; translated from the coding sequence ATGAAAACACTTCCCCACTTACTAAACTCAGCACTCAGCACTCAGCACTCAGCACTCAGCACTATTGTCAAATCGGGATTTAATGGGAATATCAAACACAGGTATGGCGATATGTGGCAACCCAACATAAAACATCTTACCCCAGAGCAAGAGACTTTAATTTCATTTTATAAAGAAAAATGGCACAACTTATCTTTATTGACTGGAGCTATTGATCGTCACGAAGCAACAGTAGCCGTAAACGCTGCCTATACAGCCATTGGCAAACCAGTACCAGATATTGTTTTTTGTGATAGCCCTTATGGTTTTTTTAAAATTATCCTGAACCAACTCCAGCAACACATTGACAGCCAATTAAAGAGTCAACTCCAGCCACGACTAGAAAGTCAATTAATCAGTCAACTACGGCAACATCTCAACACCCAACTCGGCAAAGAACTCCAACAAGAGCTACTCTACCAACTCGGGCGGAAGCTGAACATTAAACGGATTAGCCGTCAACTTGAAGAGAAACTGTGGCAACCCTTGGACACTTCCATGGGAACCCAACTACACAGGCAATTGCAAAACCAATTGTTATATGAACTAGATACCTCAACAGTTAGCCAACAGCGAATTCGAATTGGCTTGCAAGTACTTGAACAACTGGGGACTGAATTGAGACTATTCATGTCACCCTTATACTGGAGTATTTACAGTAGTCGCTTTGACTTTTATATTTCCGTCTTAAATTGCCCTCACCATCAAACCACATGGGAAATATTCCAATCACTAGTCAAACACTGCAGTTGGATGTTTCCATTTGAAAACATCTGCTTCGTTTGCGATCGCCCAACCAAGCTCTCATTTGACACTCAACACCGCCTTCATAGAGAAGGACAGCCAGCCATGGAATTTGCTGATGGTTTCAGCTTATACTCCTATCACGGCGTGACACTACCAGAAAAATACGGGACACTCAACCCGAAGCAGTGGCAAGCTGGGTGGCTTTTAGAAGAACCCAACGCTGAACTTAGGCGAGTCCTCATTGAAGGAATTGGTTACGCCCGAATTTGCCAAGAGCTAGAAGCACAGCGATTGGATTCCTGGCAAGAATACACCCTATTAAAAATTAATAACGATATCGATATCGAGCCAATTTTTCTACTCAAGATGACTTGTCCTAGCACCAACTTTGTTCACATTATACGAGTGCCGCCTCATGTAGAATCAGCCCGTGAGGCAATTCGCTGGGTAAATTGGAATACTGATCCAGAGGAATTTTTAGTCCAGACTTGA
- a CDS encoding ABC transporter substrate-binding protein: MNWFPLSRKHWSTTKFLGLFLCSCFLIISCGGSPNNQQTGSSSTSNSNRLTIGTTLKPRTLDPADAYELAASNIHYSLGDRLYTYKLGTSELVPQLATAMPTISKDGLTYTIPLRQGVVFHDNTPFNAEAMAFSLRRFIENGGKPSSLLEGLVDSIEPSGEYKLTIKLKNPFAAFPALLAFSGTCAVSPNAYEIGSGKFEPTKFVGTGPYKLVKFSPNGIRLDVFEDYWGKKPLNQGLNVQILTNSANLFNSIKTGAVDIGYQSLDPDQILSLQKGAASGGWQVIESPSNNINYMVLNTQMAPLDKPEVRQAIAAIVNRNLINERVLRNQAAPAFSIIPTSFDVSKPTFKDAYGDGNIAKAKELLAKVGFTKDNPLKFEIWYSSGSATRQQLASLLKEYAAQELGGIVEIQPQTVESANFFGNLGKGVYQSALVDWYPDFSDPDNFIQPLVSCTKGSLGKGCEAGASRSQGSFYYSDRMNQLIQQQRRESDPAARKQIFAEIQQLLAKDVPLIPLWQPKEYAFAQSGLKNVQLDPIQQLPLWEIDKGN, from the coding sequence ATGAACTGGTTTCCCCTATCCCGCAAACACTGGTCAACTACCAAATTCCTAGGTTTATTCCTCTGTAGCTGCTTCCTAATTATTAGTTGTGGTGGTTCTCCCAACAATCAACAGACAGGTTCCTCAAGCACCAGTAACAGTAATAGACTCACCATCGGTACTACCCTAAAACCCAGAACTCTCGATCCAGCCGATGCCTACGAACTAGCAGCTAGTAACATCCATTACAGCTTAGGCGATCGCCTTTATACCTACAAGCTGGGTACCTCAGAATTAGTGCCACAACTGGCAACTGCTATGCCTACCATCAGCAAGGATGGCTTAACTTACACCATTCCCCTACGCCAAGGTGTAGTGTTCCATGATAACACCCCATTTAACGCTGAAGCCATGGCATTTTCCTTGCGTCGGTTTATCGAAAATGGTGGCAAGCCCTCTTCTCTACTGGAAGGTTTGGTAGATTCGATTGAACCCTCTGGAGAGTACAAACTCACGATTAAACTCAAAAATCCCTTCGCTGCCTTTCCAGCACTGTTAGCTTTCTCTGGAACCTGTGCTGTTTCCCCCAATGCCTATGAAATTGGTAGTGGTAAATTTGAACCGACCAAATTTGTAGGCACTGGTCCGTATAAACTAGTCAAGTTTAGTCCTAATGGGATTCGCCTAGATGTGTTTGAAGACTATTGGGGGAAAAAACCCCTCAATCAGGGATTAAACGTTCAAATCCTCACCAATTCCGCTAATTTATTCAATTCCATCAAAACTGGTGCTGTAGACATTGGTTATCAAAGTTTAGATCCCGATCAAATCCTCAGTTTGCAAAAAGGAGCAGCGTCTGGCGGTTGGCAAGTCATAGAATCTCCCAGCAATAATATTAACTACATGGTGCTCAATACTCAGATGGCACCGTTGGATAAACCAGAAGTCAGACAAGCGATCGCTGCCATTGTTAATCGTAACCTGATCAACGAGCGGGTGCTAAGAAACCAAGCTGCACCAGCTTTTAGTATCATTCCCACTAGCTTTGATGTTTCCAAGCCAACCTTTAAAGACGCCTACGGTGACGGTAATATTGCCAAAGCCAAAGAACTGCTAGCCAAAGTGGGATTTACTAAAGACAATCCGTTGAAATTCGAAATTTGGTATTCCTCAGGTTCAGCAACCCGGCAACAACTTGCCAGTCTTCTCAAAGAATATGCTGCCCAGGAACTTGGGGGGATTGTGGAAATCCAGCCCCAAACTGTGGAGTCAGCGAATTTCTTTGGCAATCTAGGTAAGGGAGTTTATCAGAGTGCCTTAGTCGATTGGTATCCTGACTTTTCTGACCCCGATAACTTTATTCAGCCTTTAGTTAGTTGTACTAAAGGTTCCCTTGGGAAAGGGTGTGAAGCTGGAGCCAGTCGCTCTCAGGGGTCATTTTATTATAGCGATCGCATGAATCAACTGATTCAGCAACAGCGTCGGGAATCAGATCCAGCCGCTCGAAAGCAGATTTTTGCGGAGATTCAACAACTGCTGGCAAAGGATGTACCCTTAATACCCTTATGGCAACCAAAGGAATATGCTTTTGCCCAGTCAGGGTTAAAGAATGTCCAGTTAGACCCAATTCAACAATTGCCACTGTGGGAGATTGATAAGGGAAATTAG
- the obgE gene encoding GTPase ObgE translates to MQFIDQAEIEVVAGNGGDGIVAFRREKYVPAGGPAGGNGGRGGSVIFNAIEHLQTLLDFKYAHCFRAENGGRGGPNNRTGKNGSDRIIEVPCGTVVYNADTGEMLGDLVKPQQMLCVAKGGKGGLGNRHFLSNHNRAPEHALPGLPGEQLRLRLELKLLAEVGIIGLPNAGKSTLISALSAARPKIANYPFTTLIPNLGVVRKPTGDGTLFADIPGLIAGAHQGIGLGHDFLRHIERTRLLLHLIDITAADPIADYQTIQQELQAYGRELPERPQILALNKVDAVDQDMIDEVSTYLNQLTQVPVFSISAVAKIGLDTLLSKIWQSLDQLSVADGSKAAVNLQQSTFKV, encoded by the coding sequence ATGCAATTTATCGACCAAGCAGAAATTGAAGTTGTAGCTGGTAACGGGGGCGATGGAATTGTGGCGTTTCGGCGGGAAAAGTATGTTCCTGCTGGAGGACCGGCGGGGGGTAATGGTGGTCGGGGGGGTAGCGTGATTTTCAATGCTATAGAGCATCTGCAAACGTTGCTAGATTTCAAATACGCCCATTGCTTTCGAGCTGAGAATGGGGGTCGGGGAGGCCCTAATAATCGGACGGGAAAAAATGGTAGCGATCGCATTATTGAAGTTCCCTGTGGCACGGTTGTCTACAATGCTGACACGGGAGAAATGCTGGGGGATTTGGTGAAACCTCAGCAAATGCTTTGTGTTGCCAAAGGCGGTAAAGGAGGTTTGGGAAATCGGCATTTCCTGAGTAATCACAATCGCGCACCAGAGCATGCGTTACCTGGACTACCTGGAGAGCAACTGAGGTTACGCTTGGAGTTGAAGTTACTGGCGGAAGTAGGCATTATTGGTCTACCTAATGCTGGTAAGTCTACTCTGATTTCAGCACTGTCAGCGGCACGACCCAAGATAGCCAATTATCCCTTTACCACTTTGATTCCCAATTTAGGTGTGGTCCGTAAACCAACTGGGGATGGTACTTTATTTGCTGACATTCCTGGGTTGATTGCTGGAGCTCATCAAGGTATTGGTCTGGGTCACGACTTCCTACGTCATATCGAACGCACTCGCTTGTTACTGCATTTGATTGATATTACTGCTGCTGACCCGATTGCTGATTATCAAACCATTCAACAGGAGTTACAAGCCTATGGGAGAGAATTGCCAGAGCGTCCCCAAATTCTTGCCCTTAATAAGGTAGATGCGGTTGATCAAGACATGATCGATGAGGTGTCTACTTATCTAAATCAGCTTACTCAGGTACCAGTTTTTTCGATTTCAGCTGTTGCTAAAATCGGCTTGGATACTTTGTTATCTAAAATCTGGCAATCTCTAGATCAGTTGTCAGTGGCAGATGGATCAAAGGCAGCAGTCAACCTTCAACAGTCAACTTTCAAGGTTTAA